One segment of Thamnophis elegans isolate rThaEle1 chromosome 16, rThaEle1.pri, whole genome shotgun sequence DNA contains the following:
- the TMEM266 gene encoding transmembrane protein 266 isoform X1, translating into MRNTNEKVSSASQFAGVIHWISLVILSIFFSETILRIVVLGIWDYIENKIEVFDGAVIILSLAPMVASTVANGPSSPWDAISLIITLRIWRVKRIIDAYVLPVKVEMEMVIQQYEKAKVIQDEQLERLTHICQEQGFEIRQLRAHLAQQDLDLAAEREAALQVPHMLKKQTGNRYKVVATGGDSDDETTENITELRPARETVVKDDMNNYISQYYNEPSSDSGVPEGAFCVITTAAIDVHQPNVSSDLFMVEMPMKMMESNGISTSAASGSASRSTDSSVTRTQSDSSQTFGSSTDCSTTREESSEYCPLKRPCQAGQGAQVSSSSPHRRVHNAVVQELLSSLSEDSCLTQKGLDPVNLKLPSPAGSATASPELERRVNIYNKKNQENFGVFQKKPVIHFQQKTQVIDKYMSLESQ; encoded by the exons TTTCAAGCGCATCACAATTTGCTGGTGTCATTCACTGGATCAGCCTGGTTATCCTATCGATCTTCTTTTCCGAG ACTATTTTGAGAATAGTCGTACTTGGTATATGGGActatattgaaaacaaaattgaG GTATTTGATGGTGCTGTGATCATCTTATCATTGGCTCCCATGGTAGCCTCTACAGTGGCTAACGGGCCCAGCAGCCCATGGGATGCTATTAGCCTCATTATTACCCTGAGAATTTGGAGAGTCAAGCGGATTATTGATG CCTACGTCCTGCCGGTTAAAGTGGAAATGGAGATGGTGATTCAGCAGTACGAAAAAGCCAAGGTTATTCAGGACGAGCAGCTGGAAAGACTGACCCACATCTGCCAAGAACAGGGG TTCGAAATCCGACAGCTGCGGGCACATCTGGCCCAGCAAGACCTGGACCTGGCAGCTGAGAGGGAGGCAGCTTTGCAGGTGCCTCACATGCTGAAGAAACAGACAGGCAACCGATACAAAGTGGTGGCCACCGGAGGCGATTCTGATGACGAAACCACCGAGAACATCACGGAGTTGCGTCCGGCTCGGG AGACTGTGGTGAAAGACGACATGAACAACTACATCAGTCAATACTACAACGAACCCAGCAGTG ACAGCGGTGTGCCTGAAGGGGCCTTCTGCGTCATCACAACAGCGGCCATCGACGTCCACCAGCCCAACGTCTCCTCCGACCTCTTCATGGTGGAAATGCCGATGAAGATGATGGAGAGCAACGGGATCTCCACGAGCGCCGCATCAGGCAGCGCCTCCAGGTCCACGGACAGCTCAGTCACCCGAACGCAGAGCGACAGCAGCCAGACCTTTGGCTCTTCCACGGACTGCAGCACGACGCGGGAGGAGTCCTCCGAGTACTGCCCCTTAAAGCGGCCCTGCCAGGCAGGCCAAGGCGCTCAGGTCAGCTCCTCTTCGCCCCATCGCAGGGTCCATAACGCCGTCGTCCAGGAACTGTTGTCCTCCTTATCGGAGGACTCCTGCTTAACCCAAAAGGGTCTGGACCCCGTGAACCTTAAACTGCCAAGCCCAGCGGGGTCGGCCACCGCCAGCCCTGAACTGGAGCGCCGCGTCAATATTTACAACAAAAAGAACCAAGAAAACTTTGGAGTCTTTCAGAAAAAGCCGGTCATCCACTTCCAGCAGAAGACACAGGTGATCGACAAGTACATGTCATTGGAATCCCAATAG
- the TMEM266 gene encoding transmembrane protein 266 isoform X2, with translation MRNTNEKVSSASQFAGVIHWISLVILSIFFSEVFDGAVIILSLAPMVASTVANGPSSPWDAISLIITLRIWRVKRIIDAYVLPVKVEMEMVIQQYEKAKVIQDEQLERLTHICQEQGFEIRQLRAHLAQQDLDLAAEREAALQVPHMLKKQTGNRYKVVATGGDSDDETTENITELRPARETVVKDDMNNYISQYYNEPSSDSGVPEGAFCVITTAAIDVHQPNVSSDLFMVEMPMKMMESNGISTSAASGSASRSTDSSVTRTQSDSSQTFGSSTDCSTTREESSEYCPLKRPCQAGQGAQVSSSSPHRRVHNAVVQELLSSLSEDSCLTQKGLDPVNLKLPSPAGSATASPELERRVNIYNKKNQENFGVFQKKPVIHFQQKTQVIDKYMSLESQ, from the exons TTTCAAGCGCATCACAATTTGCTGGTGTCATTCACTGGATCAGCCTGGTTATCCTATCGATCTTCTTTTCCGAG GTATTTGATGGTGCTGTGATCATCTTATCATTGGCTCCCATGGTAGCCTCTACAGTGGCTAACGGGCCCAGCAGCCCATGGGATGCTATTAGCCTCATTATTACCCTGAGAATTTGGAGAGTCAAGCGGATTATTGATG CCTACGTCCTGCCGGTTAAAGTGGAAATGGAGATGGTGATTCAGCAGTACGAAAAAGCCAAGGTTATTCAGGACGAGCAGCTGGAAAGACTGACCCACATCTGCCAAGAACAGGGG TTCGAAATCCGACAGCTGCGGGCACATCTGGCCCAGCAAGACCTGGACCTGGCAGCTGAGAGGGAGGCAGCTTTGCAGGTGCCTCACATGCTGAAGAAACAGACAGGCAACCGATACAAAGTGGTGGCCACCGGAGGCGATTCTGATGACGAAACCACCGAGAACATCACGGAGTTGCGTCCGGCTCGGG AGACTGTGGTGAAAGACGACATGAACAACTACATCAGTCAATACTACAACGAACCCAGCAGTG ACAGCGGTGTGCCTGAAGGGGCCTTCTGCGTCATCACAACAGCGGCCATCGACGTCCACCAGCCCAACGTCTCCTCCGACCTCTTCATGGTGGAAATGCCGATGAAGATGATGGAGAGCAACGGGATCTCCACGAGCGCCGCATCAGGCAGCGCCTCCAGGTCCACGGACAGCTCAGTCACCCGAACGCAGAGCGACAGCAGCCAGACCTTTGGCTCTTCCACGGACTGCAGCACGACGCGGGAGGAGTCCTCCGAGTACTGCCCCTTAAAGCGGCCCTGCCAGGCAGGCCAAGGCGCTCAGGTCAGCTCCTCTTCGCCCCATCGCAGGGTCCATAACGCCGTCGTCCAGGAACTGTTGTCCTCCTTATCGGAGGACTCCTGCTTAACCCAAAAGGGTCTGGACCCCGTGAACCTTAAACTGCCAAGCCCAGCGGGGTCGGCCACCGCCAGCCCTGAACTGGAGCGCCGCGTCAATATTTACAACAAAAAGAACCAAGAAAACTTTGGAGTCTTTCAGAAAAAGCCGGTCATCCACTTCCAGCAGAAGACACAGGTGATCGACAAGTACATGTCATTGGAATCCCAATAG